One window of the Clostridia bacterium genome contains the following:
- a CDS encoding MATE family efflux transporter — SGIMRGAGDTMPSMWISMFTTVVIRVPLAYLWAWLTRSQTYPAGSPDALFFALLISWVLGAVATYLWYRRGAWQDKSLIPSSEPLTA; from the coding sequence CAGTGGCATCATGCGCGGCGCCGGCGACACCATGCCCTCCATGTGGATTTCAATGTTCACTACTGTAGTAATACGCGTGCCACTAGCGTATCTATGGGCGTGGCTTACCAGGAGCCAAACGTACCCTGCAGGATCGCCTGATGCGCTGTTCTTTGCGCTCCTCATAAGCTGGGTGCTTGGGGCTGTGGCCACCTACCTTTGGTACCGCCGAGGCGCCTGGCAAGATAAATCCCTCATCCCATCTTCAGAACCCCTGACGGCATAA
- a CDS encoding helix-turn-helix domain-containing protein: MRRTAVGRVSQRAHMVLVSNRRYCIAEIARVFDTSENTVRQWIERHERDGVDCLDDRPRSGRPPKVSATAQAAIHEDVLKLLSELGHAFALGCSSPE, translated from the coding sequence ATGAGACGTACTGCTGTAGGACGGGTGTCGCAGAGGGCGCATATGGTGCTCGTGTCGAACAGGCGCTACTGCATCGCGGAGATTGCGCGCGTGTTCGACACCTCTGAAAACACAGTCAGGCAGTGGATCGAGCGCCATGAACGCGACGGGGTCGACTGTCTCGACGACAGACCTCGCAGCGGCAGGCCGCCGAAGGTTTCGGCGACCGCCCAAGCCGCCATCCATGAGGACGTCCTCAAGCTTCTTTCCGAGCTTGGACACGCGTTTGCTCTGGGCTGCAGCTCGCCTGAGTAG
- a CDS encoding DeoR/GlpR family DNA-binding transcription regulator, producing MANVERTEKDRRHRRISELIMDGKPLTVEFLSNRFGVSLMTIRRDLEHLEARGQLVRTRGGAEPVWYSEHEPFYLIRARENVSEKEAIARTAVELLNDREVIILDVGTTFLSLVHALTPIRDLTVMTNWIPNALELAKRPEVQTILLGGTLRKSELSCVGKMVEESLHNINADKAFIGVSGVDPVKGITDYNLDEVEIKRAMIRAAQEVIVLADHSKMGKVGPISIAPLSAVTTMVVDSNTSEEQCEMLRSHGIKVIIAPNLTKHE from the coding sequence ATGGCTAACGTGGAGAGAACAGAAAAAGATAGAAGGCATAGAAGGATTTCCGAGCTGATAATGGATGGGAAGCCGCTGACTGTTGAGTTTCTGAGCAACAGATTCGGCGTCTCACTCATGACCATCAGAAGGGACCTTGAACACCTGGAAGCTCGGGGACAGCTCGTGAGAACAAGGGGCGGAGCTGAACCGGTGTGGTACAGCGAGCACGAACCTTTCTACTTGATCAGGGCCAGGGAGAATGTAAGCGAAAAGGAGGCCATTGCGAGGACAGCTGTAGAACTCCTGAACGATAGGGAGGTGATCATCCTTGACGTGGGTACAACCTTCCTAAGCCTGGTACATGCGCTTACACCCATAAGAGACCTTACGGTAATGACCAATTGGATACCTAATGCGCTGGAGCTGGCGAAAAGACCTGAAGTGCAGACTATCCTGTTGGGAGGCACACTAAGGAAGTCCGAACTGTCATGCGTCGGGAAGATGGTCGAGGAGTCCTTGCATAACATAAATGCCGACAAAGCGTTCATAGGCGTGTCGGGCGTAGACCCCGTAAAGGGCATCACAGACTACAACCTTGACGAGGTAGAGATAAAGAGGGCTATGATACGAGCCGCACAGGAAGTCATTGTCCTCGCCGATCATTCGAAGATGGGGAAGGTAGGACCCATAAGCATCGCCCCGCTCTCTGCAGTGACCACAATGGTGGTTGACAGTAACACAAGCGAGGAGCAGTGCGAGATGCTTCGCAGCCATGGGATCAAAGTGATCATAGCGCCAAACCTGACGAAACACGAATAG